From the genome of Dryobates pubescens isolate bDryPub1 chromosome 9, bDryPub1.pri, whole genome shotgun sequence, one region includes:
- the LOC104302286 gene encoding transmembrane protein 14C: MEYDWLGFGYATLVAAGGLVGYAKAGSVPSLAAGLLFGGLAGLGAYQQSKDPKNVWLSLVASGTLSAVMGMRFYNSKKPMPGIIAGASLLMVGRLGFLIMEKPLKP, from the exons ATGGAGTACGACTGGCTGGGCTTCGGCTACGCAACGCTGGTGGCGGCGGGCGGCCTCGTTGGCTACGCCAAGGCAG GCAGTGTTCCGTCACTAGCTGCTGGTCTTCTCTTTGGCGGCTTAGCAGGACTAGGTGCTTACCAGCAGTCCAAAGACCCAAAGAATGTGTGGCTTTCCCTCG TGGCATCTGGAACCTTGTCTGCTGTTATGGGAATGAGATTTTACAACTCCAAAAAACCAATGCCCGGGATCATCGCTGGTGCCAG TTTACTGATGGTTGGACGGCTTGGATTTCTGATCATGGAGAAGCCTCTTAAGCCATAA
- the GCNT2 gene encoding LOW QUALITY PROTEIN: N-acetyllactosaminide beta-1,6-N-acetylglucosaminyl-transferase (The sequence of the model RefSeq protein was modified relative to this genomic sequence to represent the inferred CDS: inserted 3 bases in 3 codons; deleted 1 base in 1 codon; substituted 3 bases at 3 genomic stop codons), which produces MSTLRYCCFAVLILSVSLHFFXYAVNFQAQKSLQRLHXVSSTLAEACRALIQDKVSFLKENTSKIXSRESSCMEYITQRHYITCTLSAKXAAFPIAYIMTLYKDFETSEQLLRAVYLPXSIHCILINAKALAFFHQAVWHLLRCXPNAFLASQAELVVYSGASYLQADLHCMRDLLASAVSWHYLFNTCGQDFPLNHRKHLGCCVERLWEIVQLPKGLVGKNITPGVLPPTPVTAFSDSSDKPPSEHIR; this is translated from the exons ATGAGCACACTCAGATATTGCTGCTTTGCTGTCCTGATTCTCAGTGTTTCACTCCATTTTT CCTATGCTGTTAATTTCCAGGCACAAAAATCTCTTCAGAGGCTGC TTGTGAGTTCAACTTTGGCAGAAGCCTGTAGAGCACTCATTCAAGATAAGGTGtcctttctgaaagaaaacactTCAAAAATATAATCCAGAGAATCCAGTTGCATGGAGTATATCACAc agagacactaCATCACCTGCACCCTGTCAGCCAAGTAAGCTGCATTCCCAATTGCTTACATCATGACTCTGTATAAGGACTTTGAAACCTCTGAGCAGCTCTTGAGGGCAGTGTACTTGCCCTAAAGCATTCACTGCATCCTCATTAATGCCAAGGCCTTGGCCTTTTTCCATCAGGCAGTGTGGCACCTTCTGAGAT TCCCCAATGCCTTCCTTGCTTCTCAGGCTGAGCTGGTGGTCTACAGTGGTGCATCCTACCTGCAGGCTGACCTCCACTGCATGAGAGACCTGCTGGcctcagctgtgtcctggcaCTACCTGTTCAACACTTGCGGCCAGGACTTCCccttgaatcacagaaaacatctg ggatg ctgtgtaGAGAGACTGTGGGAGATTGTCCAGTTACCGAAAGGCCTTGTGGGGAAGAAT ATCACCCCTGGGGTGCTGCCACCCACTCCTGTCACTGCCTTCAGTGACAGCTCTGACAAACCTCCTTCTGAACATATCAGATGA